From Pararhizobium sp. A13:
GCCAGCCATTGCAAATGCGCGGTGCTGATCGATCGCTGAGGCGAGATTTGGTGACGCGAAGACGCTGTAGCTCGCAGTCGGCGACGGCGTTCGGTCATTCGCGGAAATTTCACCGGTCCCACCGACAGTCGAGCACCACATCGGGATAAAGTCTGCCTGCGCGCACTGCGCGCTTATTTCATGGATGGCGGACTAGCCAAAGGCCGCGATCACCGTTTCGATCGGCAGAAACAGCGTGCGGCTTTCCGCTGGATATTCAATGAACTCTGCGCAGGCCATGTAGAAGCTTTTCGCCCGCTCATCCTTGGCATGGACGATCACGGCCCCGATGCCAATGCTCTGGGAGGCGATGGCGACCCGGCGGAGCGCATCCGACAGGATGTCGACGCCAAGGCCGCGACCGGCATAGTCGCGGCTGAGCGCGAGACGCGCGATCACCGATACCGGGATTGTGTCGGGTGCATTGCGCCTGACCTTACCCGGGGCAACCGCCCGTTCAACCGCCCCGGCCGAGGTCAATACGACTGTCGGTTCGTTAGCCTCGGCTCTTGACTGCTACTGTTCAATGTCTCCTTTTTGGGCAACGTTGTCGTTGACGTTCGCCATCACCCTCACCGAACCCCGAAAATGCTGATCGCGGCCTGGGTCTGCGGGCGGAAGCCGCCGTCGATCGGGCCGGAATAGAGTTTTTTGTCCGCAAGGCGCCGTTGCAGCGCCTTGCGGAAAGGCAGTGACCAGTTGCCGGAATTGTCGCGCGTCTGGTCGCGGCTGAAGGTGGCGCCGGCCCTCAATGCTTTTTCCATCCGTTCGGCGGCGAGAACCGGATCGGCTTTTACCGAAAGGCCCTTGTCGTAGAAGTTGGCGACATTGTTGACGGCGATGGCATCGCCGCCCTGGGCTGCGCGGCGATAGTAATCCATTGATCGAGGCCGCCCGCTGATGTCGATCTGTTGCAAAGATTGATCTTTCGCCTCTGTTTCGACGCCGCTGCCTGTGTCAAATTGCTATGACTGCCACGCTTGTGGCGGCGCGATGCTGCGCACTATGGTGGGTGATGTGCCGGCAACATCGTGAAACCGGATTGAATGAAATGTCGAGGGGCTCTGGTGGAAATCAAGGGCATCAAATGGAACTACGATCGCTCTGAACTGATTGCCGATGGTGTCGTCCACGGGATCGGTCTCGCTTTTGCGCTGATCGGCGTCACGGCGATGATCTTCTATGCCACCGTCTGGAGCACGTCCGGTCAGCTCGCGGCCGCCTGGATCTATGGCGCCGGGTTGGTTGCGACGCTGTCGATCTCCTTCCTCTACAATCTCTATCCCGTGTCGAAGACGAAATGGTTCCTGCGCCGCTTCGACCATTCGTCGATCTTCGTGCTGATCGCCGCCACCTATACGCCGTTTTTGCAGCGCGGCTGGGAGGATCCCTATCTGTTCGGCATGCTGATCGGGATCTGGGCGATCGCCGTTGTCGGCGTGCTGATCAAATGCGTCTTTCCGGGCCGCTTCGACAAGGTGGCGATCCTGCTCTATCTCGCCATGGGCTGGAGCGGCGTGTTTGCCGCCGGTCCGCTCCTGTCGCAACTGACGGAAACGACGCTGATCCTCATCCTGATCGGCGGCATCATCTATTCCTGCGGCGTGATCTTCCATGTCTGGGAAAAGCTGCGCTACCAGAACGCCATCTGGCACGGCTTCGTGGTCACGGCCGCCGCCGTGCATTACTCCGCTGTACTCACCTGCATCAGCAGCGCTTCGGCCTGAGATCGTCTCATTCGTGCACGTCAGTTCTGCGCCGCACCCGGAGCCTTTTGCGGCGCCTGTTCGCATCCCGCAGCCGGCCGCAACGATTTCACCAATCGGCCGATGACGTTGTTGAACGTCTTCAACGTGCCGCGCGGATAGCGAAGGTGAAAATAGGCGGCGTTGCCGGCGCAAAGAGCGATGCCGCGGACATAGAGAATGTCTTGCGACCGCGCGCCGGAATAGCTCGCCCAGCCGTTCGTCACCTTGTCATAGGTGATCGTCCATCCGGCCGCCCTGTCCCTGTCGATGCGCTTGCGGGCCTCGCCGGCAAATTCGCCGGTTTCGAGCATGGTGCCGTAGATCGAAAGCTCGGAACGCCCGTCATCCGAGCGAAAGGTCGCGCCGTCGCCGTTGTCGGCCTCTTGGCCCAGCGTGAAGCCGGGCGGCACGGCTGTGCTATATCCGAAGCGCGGATTGGAATAGCTCGTCCAATCGTCTCCGGCGAGGACGGGCGAACTCGTGCAAAGGGCCACTGTCAGCAACAGCGCATGTCTCAAGGCCATCTCCATTTTTGACGCATCCCGCCGCGCGGCCATGGCGGTCCCATTTGAGACGCGGTGCAGTGGAAATGTATGCGCCGTGAATCACAAGAGAACACAGCGGGTTGAAAAAAACTATTTTCCCCTAAATTCTTGGAGGGGGCAGGTGGCAACCACGGTGAGCGCCGGGTGGTTAACGATATATTAGCCATATCGAAGACTTTGCCGGAAAAATGTGTATCCTTGTCAAAACGGCGGAGACACGCCGAGAAGGAGGGGGCAATGGCAGAACCTCGGAGTGCGGCAAGCCGCACACTTTCAAGCGAACACCCGAACTACGGCGTCGATGACAAGGGCGTCCCCCTTTGGAGCGAGGCGGACGAAGAGATGGCGTCGGGCCGCAATTGGTCGATCATCCTCGTCTTCCTGTTCGTTCCCTTGATGGCGCTGGTTGTCCTTGTGCTCTGTCTTTACGCGCTGTTTGCGCATCTCTTCGGCATGCCACAAGCGCCCGAGATGGGCATCGGGAGCACCAGGCTTCCATCCTGACAGACGGCCGCCGGGGCGGGCGGCTCACTCCTGCTCGAAGGTCAGGGCAACCCCGTTCATGCAGTAGCGCAGGCCGGTCGGCGGCGGGCCGTCGGGGAACACGTGGCCGAGATGCGCGTCGCAATCGGCGCAGCGGATTTCCGTCCGGCTCATGCCATAGGACGTGTCGTGATGTTTCGTCACGGCGTTGGGCGAGATCGGTTCGTAGAAGCTCGGCCAGCCGGTGCCGGAATTGAACTTTGCCTGCGAGCGATAGAGCGGTCGGTTGCAGCAGACGCAGTGATAGACACCCTTCTTGCTCAAGTCGAAATCCGGGCTCGAGAAAGCGCGCTCGGTGCCGTGCTGGCGGGTGATGCGGTACTGTTCCGGCGTCAGCTGCGCACGCCATTCCTCATCGGTCTTGAATATTTTCAAGGTGCTGGTGTCGTTCATCGGTCTCTCCTCGGATTTTCTGCCAAGATATAGGAAGGGCGGGGCGTTCCGGCAATCACCCCGGCCCTGCCTCCAATCGTGCGGCTGCTGCAATCTGGGGAGAGGGCGCGTTTTTCACGCCGTAACCTTGAGTTTGTTCCCCGCTTGGCTTATCCCGAAGCGTGTTCGCCACCGACATTCGTTCGCCGCGCCTCCTCATCTCCTTTGCCACCTGCATCCTTGAAAGGAACATGCTGACCCATGAATGTCGCCGATCTGACATTTCTGGCGCTCCTTTTGCCGTTCCTCGGCGCAATCGTGGCACCGCTGCTGACCCGCATTCTCGGTCACAAGGCCGCCTGGGTGCTGGCACTCGTTCCCGTGGCGGTCCTCCTGCATTTTACCAGCTTCTTGGCGCAGATTGCTCGCGGCGAGGTGGTGACCGGCGGCTATGTCTGGGTGCCGTCCTTCAATGTCAGCTTCTCCTGGCTGATCGACGGGCTGTCGCTGACCTTCATCCTTTTGATTTCCGGCATTGGCGCGCTGATCGTGCTTTATTCCGGCGGTTACCTGAAGAGACATCCGCATCAGGGCCGGTTCTTCTCGTTCCTCTTGATGTTCATGGGCTCGATGCTGGGGCTGGTGGCGTCCGACAGTTTCCTGATGCTGTTCGTGTTCTGGGAGCTGACCTCGATCACCTCCTTCCTGCTGATCGGTTTCGATCATGAGCGCGAAGCCGCCCGCCGCGCAGCGCTGCAGGCCTTGGTGGTGACCGGCGGTGGCGGGCTGTTCCTGCTCGCCGGGCTGATCATCCTGTGGAACATCTCCGGCATCACGCAGTTTTCGTTGCTCACCGCTTTTGCCCCGCTGGTCAAGGCGAGCCCGTTCTATCTTGCTGCGCTGATCCTCGTGCTGGGCGGCGCCTTCACCAAATCGGCGCAATTCCCCTTCCATTTCTGGCTGCCGAACGCCATGGAAGCACCGACGCCGGTCTCGGCCTATCTGCATTCGGCGACGATGGTGAAAGCCGGCGTCTATCTCTTGATGCGGCTTTACCCGGTGCTGGGCGGCACGCCGGAATGGCAGGTCATCCTGCCGGTGTTCGGCGCCGTGACCCTCATCGTCGGGGCGCTTTTGGCGGTGCGCCAGACCGATCTGAAGCTGATGCTCGCCTATACGACGGTGTCGTCGCTCGGTCTCCTGGTTCTCCTGACCGGCTTCGGTGCACCCTACGCGATCGAGGCGGCAGCGCTCTATCTGGTGGCCCATTCCCTGTTCAAGGGGGCGCTGTTCATGGTGGCGGGCTGCATCGATCACGAAACGGGAACGCGCGACGTGACGCGGCTCGGCGGCCTGCGTTCCGCCATGCCGCTGACCTTCGTCATTGCCCTGGCGTCGGCCGCTTCGATGGGCGGGCTGCCGCCCTTCTTCGGCTTCCTGGCCAAGGAAGAGGTCTATACGGCGCTGTCCTCCTTGGACCCGCGCGCGATCACGTTTGCGACCCTCGTCGTCGTCGGCAATGCGCTGATGTTCGCCGCCGCCTTCGCCGTGGCGATGAAGCCGTTCATCGGCAAGCGGTTGGAAACGCCGCAGGCCCCGCACGAGGCACCGGTCCTGCTCTGGCTTGGTCCGGCCGTGCTGGCGCTTGCGGGCCTCGCCGCCGCATTCCTGTCCGGCCCCGTTCATGCCCTCGTCTCTTCCCCCATGGCCTCTGCCATCGCCGGCGAAGCACGTGCCGTTGCGATCTCGCTTGAGCCGCATCTCGGCGTACCGCTCATGCTGTCGGTGCTGACCGTCGCTCTGGGCGTCGGTTTCTATCTTGGGCTGACGCGGCTTCGCGCGGCGATCGCCGCCGTCCTCGCCGCTATCGGCTGGGGCCCGGATCGCGGCTTCGACCAGGCGATGCGCGGCCTTGTCCGCCTGTCCTCCGCCGTCACCCGGCGGCTGCAGAATGGCCGGCTCGACACCTATATGACGGCCACCTTCGCCCTGCTGGCGGTCGTCCTCATCGCACCGCCCTTCCTCTATGGCGAACTGGCGCGCGCGCCGGTTTTTCCGCAAGACATCCCACTGCATGAACTCGCCATCATGGCAATCGCGGTGATCGGGCTTGTCGCGGTGGTTCTGGCGCAGGACCGGCTGACGGCGATCGTTTCGCTCGGCATCCAGGGCTTTTCGGTGGCGGTGATCTTCCTGCTCTACGGCGCGCCGGACCTCGCTTTCACCCAGTTCATGATCGAGACGCTCGCCGTCGTCATCCTGGCGCTGGTGATGACGCGGCTAAGGCTTTCGCCATCGGACCATCGGCCGTTTCGCGAGACCCTGCCGGATGCGGCCATCGCGCTTGCCTGCGGGCTCGGCGCGACGCTACTCCTGCTCAAGGTGACCGAAGGACCGTTCAACGCGGCGCTCAGCGATTTCTTCAACCAGTATTCGAAGACGATCGCCCATGGCGCCAATGTCGTGAACGTCATCATCGTCGATTTCCGCGGCACGGATACGCTGGGCGAGATCGCCGTGGTGATGATCGCCGCGCTGGCGATCCTGTCGCTCGTGCGGCTGAGGGCCGGATCGCTCAGGCCCATCGCCGACAACGATCCCGATGCGGAGGAGCCCGGCCGATGAGATCGCTGATCTTCCGCACCGTCGCGCCGGTGATCGTCGGCCTAATGGTCCTGTTCTCGATTTTCGTGCTTTTGCGCGGCCACAACGAGCCGGGCGGCGGTTTCATCGGCGGGCTGATCGCGGTTGCCGCCCTGTCGATCTACGGCATCGCCTTCGGCGTCGAGACCGTGCGTCGGGCGATCGTCGTTCATCCGCTGGCGATCGCCGGGGCAGGGCTGCTTTTGGCGACGCTGTCGGGCCTTTTGTCTATGGTCTTCCATGTGCCGTTCATGACGGGGCTTTGGGTCTATCCGGTCATCCTCGGCGAAGAGGTGCCGCTGTCGAGCGTCATGACCTTCGATATCGGCGTCTACCTGGTCGTCGTCGGCGCGGTCACCTCCGTCGCCTTGTCGCTCGAGGAAAGGGGAGAGGATTGATGGAACCCGTTTTCGCGCTCCTCACCGGCATCTTCCTGGCGATCGCCATCTATCTGCTGATGTCGAAATTCATCATCCGCATGCTTATCGGCGTCGCCATCCTCGGCAATGCCGTCAATCTCCTGATCTTCACCAGCGGCCGGATCATGCGCGGCGTGCCGCCGGTCATCGGGCCGGGTCTCGACGTGCCCGCCGGGCCGGTCGCCAATCCGCTGCCGCAGGCGCTGATCCTGACGGCGATCGTGATTTCCTTCTCGTTCTTCGCCTTCCTGCTGGTGCTCTCCTGGCGCGCCTACAGCACGCTGGGCACCGACAACACCGATGAGATGCGGGTGGCCGAGCCGGACGACGCCGCGCTGCCGCCGCTGGGATATTGACGCGACCATGGCCGCCGTTTCCTCGCCCTCCGCCGATCTGTCCGCAGCGCTGGTTCTTAAGCCGGTGGACGCGCTCGACTGGCTGGTGATCCTGCCCGTCGCCTGGTGCATCGGCATCGGCGCCATCCTGATGATGGTGCGGCACCGGACCTTTCTCCAACCGCTGATCGCCATTGCGGCACTTGGCGTTCTTGTCGGCCTCGACGCAGCGCTTCTGTGGCATGTCTCTCAAAACGGTCCGGTGACCATGGTCATGGGCCGCTGGCTGCCGCCCTTCGGCATCGCGTTCACGGTCGATCTGACCGGCGCGCTGTTTGCGCTCATGGCGGCCGTGGTGGCGCTCGCCGGCGCCGTTGCCGCCGTCACCGACATCAACGGAAGCGGTCGCCGCTACGGCTTCTATCCCTTGCTGATGCTGTTGATGGCCGGCGTCAGCGGCGCCTTCCTGACCGGCGACGTGTTCAATCTCTATGTCTGGTTCGAGGTTCTGCTGATCTCCTCCTTCGGGCTGCTGGTGCTCGGCTCGGAGCGCGAGCAGATCGACGGGGCGGTGAAATACGGCTTCCTCAATCTGGTCGCCACGACGCTGTTCCTGATCGCCACCGGTTATCTCTACGGCATCTTCGGCACGCTCAACATGGCCGACATCGCGGCCAAGGCCGTCGAGGTGCGGGGCACGGCGCCGCTGACGACGCTGATTGCGCTCTTTGTCTTCGCCTTTGCCATGAAGGCAGCGGCCTTCCCGGTGAACTTCTGGCTGCCGGCCTCCTATCATACGCCGCGCATCGTCGTGTCGGCGCTGTTTGCCGGACTGCTGACCAAGGTCGGCATCTATGCGCTGATCCGCGTTTCCGTCATGCTGTTTCCGCTCGAGCGGCAAGAACTCAGCCTCGTCATCGCGCTTGCCGGCGCGCTCACGATGATCACCGGCGCGCTCGGCGCGCTGGCGCAGACTGACACGCGGCGGCTGCTCGGCTATCTCGTCATTTCCGGCATCGGCTCCATGCTTGCCGGTATCGCCGTCGGCGGATCGGGCGGCATCGGCGGCACGGTCTTCTACGCACTGCATTCCATGGTGGTGATGACGGCACTCTATCTGGCCGCGGGCCTTGCCGCCCGTCTCAGCGGTGGCTTTTCGCTGTCTTCGCTGCGTGGGCTCTATACGCGCCATGCGCTGTTTTCGGCGTTGTCGCTGATGCTGTTCTTCGCGGTCGCCGGCCTGCCGCCCTTTTCCGGCTTCTGGCCGAAGGTGATGCTGGTCAAGTCCGCACTCGACACCGGTGCCTGGTGGCTGGCGGGCGCCCTGCTTCTCGCCGGCTTCCTGACGATGATCGCCACGGGGCGGCTGTTCCTGCTCGCCTACTGGCGGCCGGCCGGCGCGGCCGCACCGTCGGGGGAGGTCGCCCTGCCGGCAACGCTGCTGTTGCCGCTGATTGCCCTGACGGCGGTCAGCGTCCTGATCGGGCTGTTTCCCGAGATGTTGCTCGGCCTCGTCCAGAAGGCCGCCTTGACGCTCAACGAGCCGTCCCGCTATCTCCATTCCGTCTTTCCGGCCGGGAGTGCGCCATGAGATTCAGCGTCGTCAATCTGCTGTTGACTTTGGTCTGGGCGGTCGTCACCGGCAGCTTCACCTTGCACAACCTGGTGCTCGGCTTCGTGGTCGGCGCCTTGTCGCTGCTCCTGGTGCGCGAGCAGTTGCCGGCCAGCCTGCATCGCGCCCGCCCGGTGAAAGTGCTGCTGCTGGCGGGATTGTTTCTCAAGGAACTCACGCTGTCGGCAATCAAGGTCGCGTTCATGGTGCTACGGCCGAACATGCGGCTGCGGCCGGGCATTTTCGCCTTTCCGCTGACGATTACGCGCGATTTCGAAATCACCCTTCTCGCCAATCTGATCACGCTGACGCCCGGCACCTTGTCGGTCGACGTCTCGGACGACCGAAAGACGCTTTATGTGCACGCGCTCGATTGCCATGATCCGGCGGCCGAAAGGCGGGCGATCTCCACCGGCTTCGAGCGACGCATCCGCGAGGCTTTTCCGGCATGAGCGCGTCGGCCATCCTTTCTGTCTCGACCACTTTCGCGCTTGTCACCCTGTCGCTTGGCCTGTTGCTGACGGTGGCCCGGATCGTGCGCGGACCGACCCTGCCGGACCGGGTGCTCGGGCTCGATATGCTTGTCGCCATCGCCATTGGCTTCATTGCCGTCATCGCCATCCGCAGCGGCTTCAATCTCTATATCGATATCGCCATTGCGCTGAGCCTTGTCGGCTTTCTTGCAACCGTGGCCTTTGCCCGCTTCATTCTGGCCCGCGGCTTGTCGCCGGAATCAGGCAGCGGCCCACTTGAGGACAGACGTGCCGTGCCAGTGCCGAAGCATGGAGCGGCCATGCCGGCGCGGCGCCAGAAAAAGGGAGGCCGCCGATGAGCGCCGGTCCGGATATGCTGGTGGCGATCGCCGTCAGCGTGCTTTTGGTGGTCGGCTCGATCTTCAGCCTGTTGGCTGCGGTTGGGCTTCTGCGCTTTCCGGACCTCTACACGCGCATGCATGCGGCCTCGAAGGCGGGCACTGTCGGCTCCGGACTGCTTTTGCTGGCCGCGGGGCTGCACGCGCTCGATGTCGCCATTCTGCTCAGAGCGCTCGCCGGATTTGCATTCTTTATTCTGACGGCACCGGTGTCCGCCCACCTTCTTGCCAAGGTCGCCCATCAGGCGGGATACAGGCTCACCAATCTGTCCGTTACCGATCAATTGCCATTGGCAAAACGGAAGTCCGGTAGCCTCTAGTATCCGCAAACACCGCAGCAGATTAGACGTAGAGAATCGCTCGCCCACCAACACAACGCTGTGTCTTTTTTTGGATGTAACGTAATGTTTCCATCACGGTGAGGGTTCGCGCCGCATTTCAAGATGAGTAGGCTAGATCTCGCATAAATTATTATTGGACTTTTCTTTGATCGGTGTTAATCGAGTAAAGGCAAAGTGTCCGTTTCCATATTAATTCGTTGTAAAATTCCAGCATTGGTTGTGAATATTGGTTGTTGCTTTGAGGTTCCGGTATGTCCTGGTGCTTTGGCGACGTATTCAAACCCCGGAATTTGGAGTAATATGAGAGCTTGTCGAGGTTTTACGGTTTCTGTCGAGGGAAATCTTCGAATCAGGATCGTTTGCCGCGCTTTTCGGACATTTTCTTCGCATGTTTTAGTTGTGCTCGCGATCCCGTCGCGGGCATGTTGGAAGAATTCCGATAGGAGAAAGAAAGAATGACGGATCTAACGCTTGGCTCGGGCCATGATCTTCTAGTTGAACTCACCGCGGAGATCGTTGCAGCCTATGTCAGCAATCATGTCGTACCGGTCGCCGAACTCTCGACGCTGATCGGCGATGTGCATGCCGCCCTGAACAACACCAGCAGCCCGGCTCCGGTGGTTGTTGCCATTGAGAAGCCGAAGCCGGCCGTGTCCGTGCGCAAGTCGGTTCAGGATGACCAGATCACCTGCTTGGAATGCGGCGGCACCTTCAAGTCGTTGAAGCGCCACCTGATGACGCACCACAGCCTGTCGCCGGAAGAGTACCGCGAGAAGTGGGACCTGCCGGCCGACTATCCGATGGTGGCTCCGGCCTATGCCGAAGCGCGTTCGCGCCTCGCCAAGGAAATGGGTCTCGGCCAGCGCCGCAAGCGCCGCGGCAAATAAGGACTGGGCGCTCCAGCCCCTTAAGGCAGCAAACCGGCCCGGCGAGACCTGGCCGGTTTTTTACCATCCGCGCGTCGCAGGAGAGCGACATCAGATTCGCGGAGAGAGGAAAATATGCCTAATTTTCTTCGGTTAAATCACTAAAAACCTCGAAAAAACAATGCGCGGTTGCACGAAAGGTGTTCCTTTCATCCCCTCAATCACACTAGGGTGTATGAATTACTTCCTATTTAAAGGAGTAACTCATGCCCCTCTGCAAAGCTGACCCTCCCTCTTTCCGCCCTCCATTTTACGCCGCCGAACCGCAGCCGTCCGGCGGCACGCCAGCGCCAGCCGCTGGAAATCAAATCGGCCGCGCCGCCGTCCGCTCGCAGTGCGGTCACAATTGCAGAGCCCTCGGGACCTGTCCTGCCCGTCGCTGCCCATCTGCGCTGCCGCGTCGTGCGTCAGCTAACGGCGGAGATGGTGATGCTGGTCGGCGAGCGGGTGCCGCTCAGGCGCGACCGCCGGCGCATCAGTTGCCATGTCCGGCAGATCTCCATCTATGCCTGCAATGTCGTGCTGCAGATTTCGCTCACGATATCGGCTACGCCTTCGGCCGCGACCGGACGACCGTCAGCCATGCCTGCAACGTCGTCGAGGACCGCCGCGACGATCCGGCCTTCGATGATTTCGTCGCCTCGGTCGAGCGCGTCTTAACCTCGGTCTTTGGCGCGCCGGGAGGCCGCGAGCATGAGTGATGCCGTCGATGCCGGCCACAAGACTATCGTCCGCCTTGTCCGATATGCCGCAAGTCATTCGGCTGTCTTCATGGAGCCCGTGGACGCAGGCGTGACGCTCTCTTCCGGCGGCGACCGGCCGCAGCGGCATTTCCCTCAAGCCGCGCTGGACCGGGCCTGCGCGTGCCTCGTCGTCCGTGACGGCAACGGCGTCCGCGCCACTTGCGAAGCGCAGGCCTTCCTGCGCCGCGCGCTGCTGGCATCGGAAGACGCGTTTCAGGAGCAGCATCGGGACACTGAAAACCGCACCGTTTCCGTCGGCGGCATCCGCCAGACCGTACGCGTCAATCCGCTGGAATCACCGCTCGGCGCTATCGCCCGGCTGAAGGAGAAATCCGGCCAGGCCTTCTTGGCCCCCGAAGCGCTTGCCGCGGGAGAGCGGCTGCATGCCGATTTCACCCGGGCGCAATTGCAGCCGCGCCTGACCATGGCCTACGAGCCACGGCTTGCGTCCAAGACCAAGGGCGGGGCGGGCGGCACTGCCGACATGTGAGACACGGCGCTCGCAGCGCACATGCGGGTCGGCAGGGCGATGGAGGCGATCGGCCCGGAACTCTGCGGCGTCGCGCTCGATGTCTGCTGCTTTCCGAAGGGATTGGAGCTCGTCGAGAGGGAGCGGCAGTGGCCGGGGCGCTCCGCCAAGCTGATGTTGCGCGCCGCCCTGATGGCGCTTGCTCGTCACTATGCGCCGCCGCGGGCGGCTGGCAGGCAAAGCCATGTCTGGGGAGCGGAGGGGTATCGGCCGGATGCCAGCGGCCCGATGACCGGCCCGTTGACCGGCCCGGTGACCGGTATGTGACCGGCCTTATGCCGACAGCCGCCGGGCAGCCTCGTCCTTGATGCGCTTGACCATCGAGCGCAGGCCGTTGGCGCGCTGCGCGGTCAGATATTCGATCAGGCCCATGCGGCCGAATAGGTCGAGCGCGTCGATCTTGAGGATATCCGAGGCAGGTTTTCCCGAAAAGATCGACAGCACGATGGCGACGAGGCCGCGCACGATATGGGCGTCCGATTCACCTTCGAAGGTAAGGATCGGATCGCTTTTGGCGCTGTCGGCATGGGTGACCAGCCAGACCTGGCTGGCGCAGCCCTGCACCTTGGTTTCGGCCGTGCGCTTTTCCTCAGGCATCTCCGGCAGCTTGCGGCCGAGCTCGATGACATAGCTCATCCGGTCCTGCCAATCGTCCAGATAGGAGCAATTGTCGATGATTTCGGCAAGCGGCGTGATCGGCGATATGTTCATCTGGTCCATACCCTTCATATAGGCGCGATGCCGAGGAGTGTGAAGCGTTTTTGGAAAACATCCCGCTCCCGGCATGCGAATCAGCGGTTTGGCCGGCACAGGGGACGGTAGAAAGAAAAAAGCCGTGAGGGATGAGCGTTCCTCACGGCGGCCGTATATCGGCAGTTCAGGCAGTATGAAGGGAATCGGCGCGGCTACCTTGCCTGAGCCGCCTTCGGCTCGAGGCGCTTCTCCGGCACGGGCACCTTGTTGAAGAGTGGCTCGGCCTCGGCGGAAACCGGTTCCTGCGCCGTGACAGCGGTCGCCGGTACAGGAGTGGCGATGGTGCCGGTCGTCACGGTGTCGCTCGGTTCGGCGAATTGCTGGTCGAGGAAGAGATAGGCGATCTTTGCGCCTTCGCGGGCCCGATGTCCGAGCGCCACGAAGGTCTCGGCGCCCTTTTCGCAGACGTCGGGTTTCTGCACGCAGAGCGCGCTGATATAGCCGAAGGCCTCGGTCGCGGCCGACATCGTGTCGCCGACATCCACCTTCGGACCCTTGTCAAGCGTCGCGCTGCTCGACGGGTCGAGAAACGGCAGAAGCACCAGCACCAGCGAAAACCAGAATGTTCCCTTGATCAGAAACCACATTGTTTTGCCCATCCTTTTGGTCCGGCACCTGACGTCCGGTCTTTGCCGGATTTTCTTCTTGGCGCCTTGTCATCACACCTTAGGCAGGGATTCGGAACATGCCTTTGCCAAAACCGTTCGCATTTGCACCGACTTTTCGTAAAATTGTCGATATCGGCATTTGAACGGTATTTTACGCGCATTTTAACGGTGGCCATTAAGGATCGTGGCAGTGTTGCAGGCAGCGGCCCCGCAAACGCGGGGCGCGCCGAAGGGTCGTTCTGCCACATAGGTTAACAGAGCGGGAAAAACCGCCTGAAATCCGTTGCTTACACCCCATTAACCACAAAAGAGAAAGCCGGACCGATTTGTCCCGGAATGGGATTTTCCGGCGATTCCGCGGGTTTTGCGGCAATTTGATTTATCCTTTCATTAAGCCGCCGGTGCGAAATTCGGATAGGTGAAGTCATCTTCCGGTAAGCCCGTTTTCGGGCCTGAGATGACGACCTCGCATAAGGACGGAACCATGATGGATTCCGGAAAAAGAACGAGCGTACAGGGTTAAACGTGAGCGTATTGCGTAACATTGCTGGCAGGATAACGTCCCGCGTGGACGACGCCGCACGCCTGTGGCTGCCTCGCCGGGTGGCCGGCGAGCCAGAGAGAAGCCGCGAGCTCGCCGTTGTTCGTGCCGTTGCCGCCACCGCTCTCGTTGCTTTCCCCTCCGTTCCGCTGGCGCTGTCCGTTGCCCTGCCGGTTTCGCTTTCGTTGCCCGTCGGTGCGGCACTGGTTGCCGCGGCCGCGCTGATGACGGCGGCGGGCGGCATCGCCTATGTACGCAACCGTCCGGTTGTCCTGCCGGTAGCCGCGCCCGCGCCTGCCGATAATGGCGCCCGGCATTATGATTGCTTCGCCGGCCTCGTCACGATCCAC
This genomic window contains:
- a CDS encoding Na+/H+ antiporter subunit D, coding for MAAVSSPSADLSAALVLKPVDALDWLVILPVAWCIGIGAILMMVRHRTFLQPLIAIAALGVLVGLDAALLWHVSQNGPVTMVMGRWLPPFGIAFTVDLTGALFALMAAVVALAGAVAAVTDINGSGRRYGFYPLLMLLMAGVSGAFLTGDVFNLYVWFEVLLISSFGLLVLGSEREQIDGAVKYGFLNLVATTLFLIATGYLYGIFGTLNMADIAAKAVEVRGTAPLTTLIALFVFAFAMKAAAFPVNFWLPASYHTPRIVVSALFAGLLTKVGIYALIRVSVMLFPLERQELSLVIALAGALTMITGALGALAQTDTRRLLGYLVISGIGSMLAGIAVGGSGGIGGTVFYALHSMVVMTALYLAAGLAARLSGGFSLSSLRGLYTRHALFSALSLMLFFAVAGLPPFSGFWPKVMLVKSALDTGAWWLAGALLLAGFLTMIATGRLFLLAYWRPAGAAAPSGEVALPATLLLPLIALTAVSVLIGLFPEMLLGLVQKAALTLNEPSRYLHSVFPAGSAP
- a CDS encoding Na+/H+ antiporter subunit E — its product is MRFSVVNLLLTLVWAVVTGSFTLHNLVLGFVVGALSLLLVREQLPASLHRARPVKVLLLAGLFLKELTLSAIKVAFMVLRPNMRLRPGIFAFPLTITRDFEITLLANLITLTPGTLSVDVSDDRKTLYVHALDCHDPAAERRAISTGFERRIREAFPA
- a CDS encoding cation:proton antiporter, whose translation is MSASAILSVSTTFALVTLSLGLLLTVARIVRGPTLPDRVLGLDMLVAIAIGFIAVIAIRSGFNLYIDIAIALSLVGFLATVAFARFILARGLSPESGSGPLEDRRAVPVPKHGAAMPARRQKKGGRR
- the mnhG gene encoding monovalent cation/H(+) antiporter subunit G — protein: MSAGPDMLVAIAVSVLLVVGSIFSLLAAVGLLRFPDLYTRMHAASKAGTVGSGLLLLAAGLHALDVAILLRALAGFAFFILTAPVSAHLLAKVAHQAGYRLTNLSVTDQLPLAKRKSGSL
- a CDS encoding MucR family transcriptional regulator codes for the protein MTDLTLGSGHDLLVELTAEIVAAYVSNHVVPVAELSTLIGDVHAALNNTSSPAPVVVAIEKPKPAVSVRKSVQDDQITCLECGGTFKSLKRHLMTHHSLSPEEYREKWDLPADYPMVAPAYAEARSRLAKEMGLGQRRKRRGK
- a CDS encoding SufE family protein — encoded protein: MTPLAEIIDNCSYLDDWQDRMSYVIELGRKLPEMPEEKRTAETKVQGCASQVWLVTHADSAKSDPILTFEGESDAHIVRGLVAIVLSIFSGKPASDILKIDALDLFGRMGLIEYLTAQRANGLRSMVKRIKDEAARRLSA
- a CDS encoding DUF5330 domain-containing protein → MWFLIKGTFWFSLVLVLLPFLDPSSSATLDKGPKVDVGDTMSAATEAFGYISALCVQKPDVCEKGAETFVALGHRAREGAKIAYLFLDQQFAEPSDTVTTGTIATPVPATAVTAQEPVSAEAEPLFNKVPVPEKRLEPKAAQAR